TCATGGCTTTATTTTTGTTGTGATGTTGTGTAGTACCATGGAAGAACATTAAGTGAAAGTTAGGTGATTCTATTTTTAGAATTTGTTTTCACTGTCTTTTACTGCTTTTGGAGAGAGTTTCTGAAAATGAAAGAATTCAGAATCAGAAAATCTACTTGGAGAGGAAAAAGGGTGTTCTTTGGATTTGTAAGCAGTCCCCTGGAAAAAACACAACTTCTTCAAACAGGTACAAATGAATTTTTGTTTTAAAACCTCCTACTCACCAATCTTTGATTACTTTTTGTTCTTTTGTGAGTGAAATGCTGCTAAAAATAAATTGATACTACACTTTTCTCACAATGTAAACAAACTGCTTCTTAAGAACAAGTGAGCGAGCTCACCTGCAAAATAAATGGGTCAGTAGGATACATTCCCATTTCATATAATGGCCTAATGCATACAGTATGCTCTCAACAACTGGAAAGTATATTATGACAGAAACACGAGGTCAAACTGAAATTTCACTATTTCATATTGCTGATTCATAAAGTGCAAGATGCTCAGCTCTCTCAGCCATGTTAATAAATGTGAGATCAGGgagaaaataattatgaaatttaagCCCACAATAAACACTTATTTATAGGCAGTAGTGGCACTTCCTCTCTTATTAATAATCATATTGATACTAATGTGTGTCATCCATGGGATTTGATCATTGGTGTCAAGAACAGATACAATATTGAAACTGTGTTTTTACAGTCATTAATTTGGCATTCAAGTTGCTGTGTGTACATTTAAGTCACGAAAGTCATTTCAGAAGAGTAGTAGTCAAGACGTATAGTTAATGCAGGAGTAAAACAATacagaaatttttattaaaaatttattttaatgtacaTAGCAACTTAATACAAATTTTCTGTAGAACACACTTTGGAATACAGAAATATCCAAAATGCTTGTACAGCACGGGTGGTGCTCCAGTgacaaaatttgtatgaaaataaaaaCGGTGCACAAAAGAACATCATACTTCAAGCCCCTTTAGCATACGATTAGCCAGCTGTGCTCATGGATACAATATATCATAGTGACCTGGTCGGTACAAAAGATGGACAGCTGGGCTGCAACCTTCTGGAAAATCATGAGCAATCACCTCCACTCCCTCTCCTCTGTCCATGCATCTTACACGAATACCTATGTCCAAAGCTGAGCTAAGGGCTATGATATGAATGTGGTCACTCTCCTTATACATAGGTTCCACTtcctaaaaaataataaaaaatcatttctTCTATTGTACAGGTACAACATTTCCATGACATAAGTAAGGGggaaaaaaattcacaaatttaAAGTCTGGACAAAACGATAAATAGATTTAATCATCTTACATACACATTTATGAAAACTTTGGACCATCTCTCACCTGTACAACAGTTCTTATTTGTCTAAGAATTGCGTTACATGAATTATGAAATTTGGCCTAACTTTTTGTAGGATAGGTTACTAAAGCAATTTTAATAAGaacaaaattttacacataatgGATGTTATTAAAAAATCCTTGACGACGACATAAATACCTGTGGTACatataatgaggtgacaaaagtcatgggatacctcccaatacctTATCCGACCTTTTGCCCAGCattgtgcagcaactcaacatggcatggactcaacaagctgttggaagtcccctgcaaaaacacTGAGCCAAGCTGCCACTTACAGctattcataattgcgaaagtgttgctggtgcaggattttggaactgacctctcaattacatgCCATaactgtttgatgggattcatataAGGTGTTCTGAGTGGCCAAGTCATTCACTTCgttggtccagaatgttctttaaaccaattgtGGCctggtttggaaacatgaagtccatgaatggcagcatctctgctatatggtgagtagcaactatcctttttgcaACATTGCTACAGTCCATCCTAGATTTTCTATTGttagagttgcttgtctgttagcactgacaactctatgcaaaagcCACTGATATCAATTATTAAGTTATGGTTgtcggtcactgtgttgtctgtggtaagaggtaatccctgaagtgtggtattctcggcacactctcgacactgtggatctcggaatattgaattccctaataattTTCAAAATGCATCTAGCTTTAACTACAATTcctcattcaaagtctgttaattcccatcatgcagctCTTAATCACAttggaaaaccatttcacatgaatcaccctagtgcaaatgacatctccaccaatgcactgaccttttatacctcgagtacacaatactaccaccatctgtaaatgtgcataccaCTATCCGATagcttctgtcacctcattgtattttaAAGTGTGAATTTAGGTGCACAAATCCATCTTTATGATTATCAAATATAAATATTATTTCTTGTTGCACAGAGGCTTCACTCATCATTCCAGTCTCCATATATGCATCATaaatgtttgagacttggaaagatctctggaatcatatagtttcatttgatgaaATCTGCTACACCTGGGTTTATACAGTcgaagagcctctgcaatgctgttctagTGCCTGGAAGGCACAGTGATTAGTGCATGTGCCTAGTGAGATATACACTCAGGTTTTCATCTAGGccatagtacaaattttcatttgtcactttggTCTGCATATATACAACTAACAGACAGTGTCAGATTCAATGAATGGAATTCCATTTTAAAATCTCTTAATAGCTATTTTTATCTTTTGCATGTATGGTTCCACAGCTACTGAGAACTTACTGAGGGAAGTTACTGTTCTGTGTAGGGTGTTTTAAATTTAGAAATACATACCTTATATCATGCTTCATTGGTATTAGCTAATTTGAACCCCCACAgtattttaaagcaatgtgtagtGAAACACATGACAAAATTTACAGTAGCTTCAAGAATGGAAAATAAAGTCAGAAATGTACAAAACTTTTTACACCCCTCCATCAGTGAAAAACTGTAGTCACATAACATATCTTACATACATTACTGTGGAGGAAGCACCATCACGTGCTATCCCTAATAATGGTTATTTATGAATGTGGTGGCAACAGGCATAACCAGCATACACATTAACAGTTAGTACAATtcacataaaaaagtaaaaatatgatTTATGTTTGGCATTACTGTCAAATGATGTTACAACTTACTTTAACAGATATGAATTTCATATGCAGAATGATGAAATCCAATTCTTTTGCGGGTCTTTATTGCTGTGCCAACATAACCCACATTATTATCCAGTAGTTCACATTTCAAATAAAACTGGACACGACATGGTCAATGTCTAAAAATCAAATGGCATACGTGTCAGCAAATATGACTCCACAACTGTGTCATCAGAGACATAGAAAAATagcttaaacaaaagaaaaacatgcaAATTAGCATCTCTTAAAACAGTAGTACAACATGTAAGCCTTTATAAAcatgtatttatttcctttgtttcaGCTATCTGTCATATTCACTGACGTATTCCATTTGATTTTTCGATGTCAACGACGTCACATCTAGTTTTATTTGAAATGTGAACTAATGAATTTTAATGCGGTTTACGACGCTGGCACAGTGACAAAGACCTTCATGAGGGTTGGATTTTATCATTTTACGTACGGAGTTCACATCTGTGAAAGTAAATTGTAATGTCATTTGATAGTAATACCAAATATAAttcatatttttacttttttatgtaaaTCTTGCTAACTAGTGATGTATATGTAGATTGTGCCCATTACCACCACATTCATAAGTAATCTTTGTTAGGGTTAAGATTAGATGGTGCTTTCTTCACTATAATGTGTGGAAGGTAAGATAAGTGATTACAATTTTTCACTGTGACAGAGGTGCGAAGAAAGTTTATATATAGCTTTCTGACTATATTTTCTATTCTTGAAGCTGTTGTAAGTTTTGTCATTCGCTTCACTACCAGGTAGCTTGAAAATTATCTAACAGCGAAAAAGCccaaaataaagtgtttatttcaaaaataaaaatagcctATGGGAGACAATGACTTCCCTCAATAGAGCTATTGTCTATTGAAGGGCTTTTTAAAATACAAAAGAGGTGATATTTCAAAAATTTCTTACTGCCCCTCTTAATTATTAAACAAACATCTTGTAGACCAAAGTGCATACTGTACTATTATTCGCACGATCTATACTAATGGAGCCTATCTGGAGATCTAGAAGTTATGTAGGTTCTTTAAAGCATCTGCACATACAAATAAATATTCGCGCAGTCCCCATGCTGCAAAGATTTGTAGGGAGGCATGATTATCTGAGTAAGACTGTTGAAGGGACAACTATCATTTTTCTTACGTAACTCATTTGTGTTTTTCCACCGATCTCTGTGTCTGTCAGTCTTCTGAGCTGATGAAAGACATATGCAATTGAGTCATCTCAGTATTGTGTAAAGCTCTAACATGTGGAAGTCTCAAGCTTTCATTCTACTATCGAGCTACATCCTAATTTCCTTCTCCCAAAGTGATGGCGACTTGCATTTTGAAATTCAGCTCTTCCAAGAGGAAGTCAACTCTAAGACAGAAGACCACTGCAGCCACACTGGTACACCGGTACTGTTTTACATCGTCAGCAGAAAAGGTACATACCAAGTCGCACACCAAAACAAAAGGAGTTTACACTTAAGTATTGTTTCAGAATTGCACAATATTCTTAAAAAGCATGCATCTATACCTGCATGTGTTTCTGGGCATCCAATTCCTGGTACAGCTAGACGTGCATTAACAGTTACCGCACATTTGGTAAATCCAATTCTCTCTCTACCCAACCAGTATAAAGTATGACACTTTTGGTTGGGTTGATATTTGTTTGCTTGCTGATGGCCCATACAAATAACTGGAAGTGTTCTAATATCCTGCTACATTAGACTTACATGGTCAGTTTGGATTTAAGTATAGAAACTTGTGTTTTGCAAGCTACACTTTTAATGGCTGAGCCACCCAGGCACAACTCACAATCCAATCTCACAGTTTACTTCTTCCAGTAACCCCTCTCTACAGTACAGGAGAGCTGGTGGCATTCATCAACCTCTAGCCTAACGATATATGAGGATCAgttaaatgaaaaccgaacactcaccacaacaggaccatggaatgatttcattcaaaagtaatcaccacaccattaagacatttatcccactgcaaGACGAGACTACCAATTCCTGTATGGCTGCTGCCTGATCCACTACTGCACCCACTCTAGCACTTCCTCATCTGACAAACTGAGGTCCACGTATGTCTCTCCTCAAGTTGCCAAAGATGTAAAAATCACATAGTGATTCCAACAGCCCAATGGGAAATGGCAAAGCCAACACAGGAAACATCCCACATTTCCCCAACCAGAAATCCAAAattgttcacacaagttccggtaagcTCATGATGGCCACCTCCTCTGAGTGCAATGGGCCCTTCGCTTATCGAGTTCCTCAATCGTGGAACCACAATTGGTGCAcagtgctatgaagacactttgcagaaactgcaatgTGTCAAAGTCATAATGCCCAGGAATGCTGTCAGAGAATCATCCTGTTGCATAATAATGCtcacccccacactgccaatcagatGACAGCTACACTTCAGCGATTTTTACATCTTTGGCAACCTGAAAAGAGATGTGTGAAAATCCATTTCAGTCGGGCAAGGAAGAGTGGGTGCGGCTGTGGATCCATCAACAGCCAACCATGTTTAGCAAAACAGGAATTGATTGTTTTGTCTTCCAGTGGGATAAATATCTGAACGGTTCAGTGATTCTTTTTGAATGGAATCACTGGTCCTGTTGTGGCGggtttcggttttcatttgactgttcccTACAGAAAAAACAGATGCAGACAAGAGACAGCAAAACATTTTCTATCAACATGATGCTCAAGATTGATTTCTACCATACACTGTCAGCTTCCATACCCTTTGTCTCACAAGCTCTAGTTTGTTCTATGAGCCATTTGACATTTACTGCTATATATAGCAATACACGTTACTAGAAAGTTAGACAATGGAAActctaggttggaatatcaacaatattagggaaAGAACAGATTGTTACATGCCACAACTCATCAGGACATCTTTAAAATTGCATAAATAATATCCATAGAATTCAAGTTATCTCCTGGAAATACTACTAGTCAAACTAGTTTAAACTGCACAAATAACaccaaaatcatttctgaaatactGTCGAAGACTGTTACTGAAATTAGTCATGATCTTCAACAACAGCACAATTATCAAAGGCTTATCTAATGAAAACATGGAAAGCTAATTATTATGGCTGCTTATTATTTAATAGCaagttttcttttttaatctaCGAAATCCAGTAAATTTATATACTTTAAACTGAagtgtgactatgttttgaaattctGACAACACTTTACCCTTACACATCacattttataaaagaaaaaaaaaggaaaaaaaaaagttctcacCTGATGACAAAAATCAGCAATTGAACGATCTCCCTCTATAAAATGTTGGTAAAATTCTGAATCCTTCTGAAGCTGTCCAGAAGTTATTAGGCGGAGATACACTACAATATAATCTGAATAGCCTTGTTCATTAAATAGTTTATGTAAATCTTTCTGTGAAAATACATCACTGCCTTCTCCAACACGATCCAATACTTCCATGAACTGCAAGAAAGGAAATTTCATAGGTAATTTAACCAAAACTAAAGCTTATACTTCACATAAGAGTTCAAAATGTCTCCATAGCATCATGAGGCATCACACACAAACTCAAAATAATGAACAGCAAGTCAAAGAACAATTGTTTTCTCCCAAATGCTTGTCACAAATCATAGAACTCCAAttggaacaaaaagaaaataaccaaaagaaaattctttgtaACACACAAACGCCACAAAAGTGTGAATAGTCTCCCATCATGCATGCAAACTCTCATTCAAAGTTCTATGAGTGTACTGAAACAGACAGAAGAAGATAACTTATTATCAGTATTTTATAACTGCAGGGGCTTTTCCACCTATCTTCCCACTATACACTATGTCTTTATATGCATGCAGTCTATCTACTGTTGAGTGTTAACCATTCGTTTGACTGGTGGCTCTTCAAACTGAGGAGAGACCAATTGCATCAGTGTTATCCCATCACGCAGGAGATCTCCAACTTTATTACTTTTACTAAAATTATTTCACCTGTTATTAACTGATACTATACTAAAGGgtggttttgaaaaaaaaaaaaaaaaaaaaagccatagtCATTTTTGGTCATGGTTGTCTGAAAACAATTTTGCTCATCGAGAACAATGTTCCAGGCTCAATACTTGCCAGAGTCACACCCAACGAATGTCGAAGAGGAACCTGCTGCATGCTCGCACCTGTCTTATATGACATGAAAGATGCTGAACACAGTGAGAACTGAGCAGTCATGATGCAGACACCTCCGGAAATATGGCTCAGCACTGATGATGAAATTTGCCAGTGTGGTGACCTACAGGATACATGCACAATCTGTGATCTTGCTACAGGTAACAATAAACAAACCTGTTATAAACTTGGGCACCCTTTATGTTTTCTGACTTACTCGTCCCTCTTAACTGATCCCTCTTAGGCTGTATAAACCACATGATTGGGTAATAATACGTAAGAGttcaaagatatatatatatatatatatatatatatatatatatatatatatatatatatatatatataaaaaaacaaagatgatgtgacttaccaaatgaaagtgctggcaggtcgacagacacacaaacaaacacaaacatacacacaaaattcaagctttcgcaacaaactgttgcctcatcaggaaagagggaaggagagggaaagacgaaaggatgtgggttttaagggagagggtaaggagtcattccaatcccgggagcggaaagacttaccttagggggaaaaaaaggacgggtatacactcgcgcgcgcacacacacacacacacacacacacacacacacacacacacacacacacacacacacacacacatccacccacacatatacagacacaagcagacatatttgaagacaaagagtttgggcagagatgtcagtcgaggcagaagtgcagaggcaaagatgatgttaaatgacaggtgaggtatgagtggcggcaacttgaaattagcggagattgaggcctggtggataacgggaagagaggatatattgaagagcaagttcccatctccggagttcggataggttggtgttagtgggaagtatccagataacccggacggtgtaacactgtgccaagatgtgctggccgtgcaccaaggcatgtttagccacagggtgatcctcattaccaacaaacactgtctgcctgtgtccattcatgtgaatggacagtttgttactggtcattcccacatagaatgcgtcacagtgtaggcaggtcagttggtagatcacgtgggtgctctcacacgtggctctgcctttgatcgtgtacaccttccgggttacaggactggagtaggtgctggtgggagggtgcatgggacaggttttacatcgggggcggttacaaggataggagccagagggcagggagagtggtttggggatttcatagggatgaactaacaggttacgaaggttaggtggacggcggaaagacactcttggtggagtggggaggatttcatgaaggatggatctcatttcagggcaggatttgaggaagtcgtatccctgctggagagccacattcagagtctggtccagtcccggaaagtatcctgtcacaagtggggcacttttgtggttcttctgtgggggattctgggttcgaggggatgaggaagtggctctggttatttgcttctgtaccaggtcgggagggtagttgcgggatgcgaaggctgttgtcaggttgttcgtgtaatggttcagggattccggactggagcagattcgtttgccacgaagacctaggctgtagggaagggaccgtttgatgtggaatgggtggcagctgtcataatggaggtactgttgcttgttggtgggtttgatgtggacggacgtgtgaagctggccattggacaggtggaggtcaacgtcaaggaaagtggcatgggatttggagtagggcaaggtgaatctgatggaaccaaaggagttgaggttggagaggaaattctgaagttcttcttcactgtgagtccagatcatgaagatgtcatcaataaatcttcgccctagccagattacgctcccatatgaTTCAAGTCCAAAAAACAACTTGAATCATATGCgttcaagtcaaaactatagaacacgaagacagagaggagttaaaaaatgactATATGTGAGTCCCAagtgacataagagaagacagctaaaaacaggcatgtggaaaaagggctaaaataGACagcatacagaaacggaggtccaaaactaaaaattaaatggccttcaccatactgctttggcggataaaaagtaaaacgcggttgaCAGCCGTGCGTCATTAGCTGAAACAGCCGATTACTcggacggcaaacccaagcgggagagccgagaggaggtcgtccaagtcactgcaagaggcttaataagccgaagcttattcccgcgaagggaggaccattggcaatgCAAAAGGAACACCACCTCCTGAAAGatggcaacatagagatcatcGGTGGGAACATAGGAAGTcgtgggctgaggtatgaggactgcacccttggcagcagcatcagcagccccatttcctggcagaccgacatgaccaggaacccacagaaacatcacactggctccacaaaGAGTgatcaagtgacagttttcctggacccgctgcactaagagatgggcagtgtacagcgcacacaACTCTGAAGGGCGCCGAGTgactgagcagaggacacaactgaaaagtcAATGTTGCCAaatgtactccatggcctgatacagggtgaagggcttggctgtaaatactgagcagtgtgccggaagccaatCAAAAGACACGAGTGCCAAtggcgaaggcacacccgaccccacggtcgaTCGGAGAGCCATCTGTTGTAATGGCACTTTGACTACCCCgtctccgccaatacaaagatataatttacgatcgcgcatgcggaagagcgctgcgccagcgaccaatttttataaataatttttttttttctttcacgtaggttttgtttttaacagctaattgattactctctctcttgtcttgatacgaaagacgtgtatttctCCGCGCTGTGTTGAATgcgcttttgggtggaaattaaaattatattacaaagcgaatctgtgaattgatcatgacagtgacaacttgaagaagttttcaacagacggagaaaagtgaaagacgggttgTCCTACAAGGGAATTACGAGGACAgacatgaagactatattgtaattagtatTGCGTTTCTAACAAGATTGTAAGGTAAATTTccactagtttctgatgctatttccgtacagtcgtttTTTGTAGTGTtcccgacccggtctgccatgcacggtcaaattacagcactatctcaatcaataatacgaagtctgcCTTATccataactgaaaccaccaaaattaaaaacccaatcagattttctattttatattttcacggcagaaccccgagtaaaggaaacactacaattggcgtcctggtgacaggacttacaatctccggatttgatacaagtgcaattATTATAACTTTTGGACATTTTGtctaattttaatcacttaatagcatcagaaaatgaatttggactaagtctcattcatttaaattttaacgttacgtgcatgaaatttacaacaatattgttttgcctgttattaatttgtgttaattttcattctcatgctgaggaaattaatttgttaaaaaaaaaaaaaagaaaaggaaaaggacaACGTTCCATAAAATAACTTGCAGGGagacgaaagaaaaattttggattgaaaactgtatatctgacactacatttgcaacataagactgaagaacaaaaaaaaattggtgagtacagaaatttatattttttccagtttcaagcagccatctgtacttcctttattccgatccatttatttcgaaattatttttcctaattgtagttaaaattgatttactattattgcaaatgataagtgaagagcatattcagtcatttatttgtgagagggaaatttcagtaccagtttaataattcaatttctaattaaaaatcatatagaaatatccatttccataaaagaaatttcagatttcaacatatcatattttaaaatttttttttgccattggaaaattttatttgcaattaattacgaaaatcgcaagatggacgctagacgtgtagaaattgtttccgcggacgagcttagtgaaagtaaCACATAGCAAAACATGTcagacagtcaaatgaatattgaacttaatagtgaggatgttcaagacataattttaccgaatcgattaagacaacaacccctatatttaaacagatatacaggtgaatggagagtgagtactatGCGACAAAACGCAacattgacaacgtcaacttcagaaccagacatcaatgaGAGACAAAAAAATGCCGAAACgaagacacaggactctgacatgctcaaacagattctgaagttacttggtgaccgaaacagaaaatttgacgctttagacgacaatttaaaacgtgacattgggaaatttgacactaaattcgatgaactgacacgggacataaaacaaaattttgaaaaacaatcgagacaaattgccgacttgacagaaaccaccagtagtcttggaaggaaatttactgacttatcagacaaggttatgagacaagaaaaggtatttatggaattcagtgacgagacaaaaactgacttacaacgatgtaatgagaaattgttaacagcagtttttgaacaacagaaaaccagtacccaagttgacgaattatgacagtcacacaattccgtaaaaacaaaccaagaacacttagacctgacgattacagacctttcagacagattaaatgatgtaacataggagcagaaatccttacaggaaaagttagaaaaacttgaagaaagagcagatgtagcatctttaaagaatgacaacTCTAGCAGAGAgccttgtacatgaatgcaaattatgtgatgattatttagatgagaagtttgagacaatgacacagatcattttagataagacaaaggaacaagtaaagggagaaacagataatattcagaaagaggtacgtaaacttaaagaaaatgtaataccaagtttgtcagtgataccaaaacccataacaggcaaccaaaacacaaatgagaatccgaataatgctacacccagcacacagccgaaaataggattaccaatgagtgatacaaatcccaatgaaccattttcaatgctaccacaagatcaaaattattatcagacatcaccacatactatacacagtttgacacaaaatgcaggacccataataccatcgggagtagctgatgaaacattagtacgacatggatactttcagacattttcatgtgatgagaaagacaaagtgcatccgattgttttcatccgctcttttgacgGTATTTTCCTGAGACATCGGTTAGAAGCtgataaaattcgatatgttacaaatttgttacatggaagagcagctaagtggggagcagcaatgaaaaaacaatgtttaacatttgaacagtttgaacaagcatttcttgaggaattcttaTCGATCACAGAACaacaaagtttaaaacgagaagtatacaatccagaaattta
This genomic interval from Schistocerca serialis cubense isolate TAMUIC-IGC-003099 chromosome 8, iqSchSeri2.2, whole genome shotgun sequence contains the following:
- the LOC126416182 gene encoding ubiquitin thioesterase otubain-like — protein: MEDGNDLHNNKFDPSANQDELILQQQRRIEKEISETTPLVGDIQSISSLEGEYSADDIYRQKVLDLAKKYKSIRRTRPDGNCFFRAFSYAYLERLLGNREEYERFRDWALKSKDNLVALGFPEFTVEDFHDTFMEVLDRVGEGSDVFSQKDLHKLFNEQGYSDYIVVYLRLITSGQLQKDSEFYQHFIEGDRSIADFCHQEVEPMYKESDHIHIIALSSALDIGIRVRCMDRGEGVEVIAHDFPEGCSPAVHLLYRPGHYDILYP